From a single Dendropsophus ebraccatus isolate aDenEbr1 chromosome 8, aDenEbr1.pat, whole genome shotgun sequence genomic region:
- the LOC138798567 gene encoding cholesterol 25-hydroxylase-like protein gives MNSSMQAVLPSLSNWREKTDSGSILLQPLWDFVTSKDHLVRSPFYPVIFAFTVYMFFCLPYLALDAICHRIPALKKYQVQPKSRPTLAMVLHCLAHTVYSHLVYIFPLTVAYVYWRPVALPAEAPQLHTFILDIIACLLLFDFQYFAWHLLHHKVPFLYKTFHKMHHKYTATFALATQYSSVWEMLSLGFFANVSPILLGCHPMTEMAVFIIHIYLSVEDHCGYDMPWSTHRLIPFGIFGGPSHHDLHHEKFVSNYAPYFTHWDKLFNTLAKKKP, from the coding sequence ATGAACAGCAGCATGCAGGCAGTACTCCCGAGCCTCTCCAACTGGAGGGAGAAGACAGATTCAGGCTCAATCCTACTGCAGCCACTATGGGACTTTGTCACATCAAAAGACCATCTGGTTAGATCCCCTTTCTATCCAGTTATCTTCGCCTTCACAGTCTACATGTTCTTCTGTCTTCCCTACCTGGCACTGGATGCTATCTGTCACAGAATACCTGCTTTGAAGAAATACCAAGTACAGCCAAAGTCCAGACCTACCCTGGCTATGGTGCTACATTGCCTGGCACACACCGTGTACAGCCACTTGGTCTATATATTTCCACTGACTGTTGCTTATGTGTACTGGAGACCAGTAGCTTTACCAGCAGAGGCACCACAACTGCATACATTTATACTGGACATCATTGCCTGTCTGCTTCTATTTGACTTCCAGTATTTTGCTTGGCACCTGCTGCATCACAAGGTTCCCTTTCTGTATAAAACCTTTCACAAGATGCATCACAAGTACACCGCCACCTTTGCATTGGCTACACAGTACTCCAGTGTCTGGGAGATGCTGTCTCTTGGATTCTTTGCAAATGTCAGTCCCATCTTGCTGGGTTGTCATCCAATGACAGAAATGGCCGTCTTCATCATCCATATCTACCTGTCCGTGGAAGATCATTGTGGCTATGACATGCCATGGTCTACCCACAGGTTAATACCATTTGGCATATTCGGTGGACCAAGTCATCACGATCTCCATCATGAAAAGTTTGTCTCCAATTATGCACCTTACTTTACTCACTGGGACAAGCTGTTTAATACACTAGCAAAGAAGAAGCCTTGA
- the LOC138798568 gene encoding cholesterol 25-hydroxylase-like protein, whose translation MQAVLPSLSNWREKTDSGSILLQPLWDFVTSKDHLVRSPFYPVIFSFTVYMFFCLPYLALDALCHRIPALKKYQVQPKSRPTLAMVLHCLAHTVYSHLVYIFPLTVAYWYWRPVALPVEAPKLHRFIQDIIACLLLFDFQYFAWHLLHHKVPFLYKTFHKMHHKYTATFALATQYSSAWEMLSLGFFANVSPILLGCHPMTEMAVFIIHIYLSVEDHCGYDMPWSTHRLIPFGICGGPSHHDLHHEKFVSNYAPYFTHWDKLFNTLAKKTEKKP comes from the coding sequence ATGCAGGCAGTACTCCCGAGCCTCTCCAACTGGAGGGAGAAGACAGATTCAGGCTcaatcctgctgcagccactatGGGACTTTGTCACATCAAAAGACCATCTGGTTAGATCCCCTTTCTATCCAGTTATCTTCTCATTCACAGTCTACATGTTCTTCTGTCTTCCCTACCTGGCACTGGATGCTCTCTGTCACAGAATACCTGCTTTGAAGAAGTACCAAGTACAGCCAAAGTCCAGACCTACCCTGGCTATGGTGCTACATTGCCTGGCACACACCGTGTACAGCCACTTGGTCTATATATTTCCACTGACTGTTGCGTACTGGTACTGGAGACCAGTGGCTTTACCAGTAGAGGCACCAAAACTCCATCGATTTATACAGGACATCATTGCCTGTCTGCTTCTATTTGACTTCCAGTATTTTGCTTGGCACCTGCTGCATCACAAGGTTCCCTTTCTGTATAAAACCTTTCACAAGATGCATCACAAGTACACCGCCACCTTTGCATTGGCTACACAGTACTCCAGTGCCTGGGAGATGCTGTCTCTTGGATTCTTTGCAAATGTCAGTCCCATCTTGCTGGGGTGTCATCCAATGACTGAAATGGCCGTCTTCATCATCCATATCTACCTGTCCGTGGAAGATCATTGTGGCTATGACATGCCATGGTCTACCCACAGGTTAATACCATTCGGCATATGTGGTGGACCGAGTCATCATGATCTCCATCATGAAAAGTTTGTGTCCAATTATGCACCTTACTTCACTCACTGGGACAAGCTGTTTAATACACTAGCAAAGAAGACGGAAAAGAAGCCTTGA